A region of Chitinophaga horti DNA encodes the following proteins:
- a CDS encoding tetratricopeptide repeat protein: MTVSRTCILWLQLLLFSAGNPAIASSPENDHKAKKLYKEGLALKQSGQLNAASACFTAAIREDEGLTGAHLELALVYRLQQQTESAKQQFLVLLRKEPFHKVALQNVAELYYEQQAFEDALTYAQQAQEAGAGRMERMIGLCYYHLDHADNAIRHLTKALDEEPANPAVPYKLAQVLALQERYEESIGYYHASLRIDSTQANLFYELGMIHYNMAQFKHAAGAFEKANALGRPADADYYYNLGNACLRQSETEEGIRHLKSALTLRPKDIRTMLSLANAYYKKQDYTNALTQWNGILVMQPMNAFAMFMLGKSYIGAGQLAKGQQICDQALALGDVK; this comes from the coding sequence ATGACCGTATCCCGAACCTGTATCCTATGGCTGCAGTTGCTGCTTTTTTCTGCCGGCAACCCTGCAATAGCATCCTCACCCGAGAATGATCACAAGGCAAAGAAATTGTATAAAGAAGGTCTGGCACTGAAACAATCAGGCCAGCTGAATGCCGCATCGGCGTGTTTTACCGCGGCGATCAGGGAAGATGAGGGGCTTACGGGCGCACATCTGGAACTGGCGCTGGTGTACCGCCTGCAGCAACAGACTGAATCTGCGAAGCAGCAGTTTCTCGTACTTTTAAGAAAGGAACCGTTCCATAAAGTGGCGCTGCAAAACGTAGCGGAACTTTATTACGAGCAGCAAGCCTTCGAAGACGCACTCACCTATGCACAACAGGCACAGGAAGCTGGCGCGGGAAGGATGGAAAGGATGATTGGCCTATGTTATTATCACCTCGACCATGCCGACAACGCAATACGCCATCTTACCAAAGCGTTAGATGAAGAGCCGGCAAACCCGGCGGTTCCCTACAAATTAGCGCAAGTGCTGGCACTTCAAGAGCGCTACGAAGAAAGTATCGGATACTACCACGCTTCCCTCCGGATAGACAGCACCCAGGCCAACTTATTTTATGAACTTGGAATGATTCATTACAACATGGCACAATTTAAACATGCCGCCGGCGCCTTCGAAAAAGCCAACGCTTTAGGTCGCCCCGCAGATGCGGACTACTATTACAATCTTGGCAACGCCTGTTTGCGGCAATCAGAAACAGAAGAAGGCATTCGCCACCTGAAATCTGCGCTTACCCTGCGTCCGAAAGATATTCGCACGATGCTTTCGCTCGCGAATGCGTACTATAAAAAACAAGATTACACGAACGCGCTCACGCAATGGAACGGCATCCTGGTGATGCAACCCATGAACGCCTTTGCCATGTTTATGCTCGGCAAATCGTACATCGGTGCTGGCCAGCTGGCCAAAGGTCAGCAAATCTGCGATCAGGCGCTGGCGTTAGGCGACGTGAAATAA
- a CDS encoding cytidine deaminase family protein, with protein sequence MKKVTQSFEYLQADDLQFLAPEDAALIVQARQGVQHAYAPYSNFRVAAVVKLDNGETITGTNQENASYPVGICAERTALSAASAVYPGVGIEAIAVSYQNEQGEVRCLFHPVAFAGKHCWSTSSGSKSRSVYCWADKLVRYGY encoded by the coding sequence ATGAAAAAAGTCACGCAATCATTTGAATACCTGCAGGCCGACGACCTGCAATTCCTTGCCCCCGAAGATGCTGCGCTGATCGTGCAGGCGCGCCAAGGTGTGCAACATGCTTATGCTCCTTACTCCAACTTTCGCGTGGCCGCCGTGGTGAAACTCGATAATGGTGAAACGATTACGGGGACCAACCAGGAGAACGCGTCTTACCCGGTGGGCATCTGTGCAGAACGTACGGCCCTATCCGCCGCATCCGCCGTGTATCCCGGCGTAGGTATCGAAGCTATTGCTGTCAGTTATCAAAACGAACAGGGGGAGGTGCGGTGCCTATTTCACCCTGTGGCATTTGCCGGCAAACATTGCTGGAGTACGAGCAGCGGCAGCAAAAGCCGATCCGTATATTGCTGGGCGGACAAACTGGTCCGGTATGGTTATTGA
- the lepB gene encoding signal peptidase I, which yields MNLAFWRKKDGQQKKKSPLREWIDAAVFAIIAATLIRTFIFEAYTIPTPSMEKTLLVNDFLFVSKISYGPRVPMTPLAVPFTHHTLPFTKYSKAYSEAVQWKYRRWWGFTDVKRNDVVVFNFPEGDTVALEKQDQSYYALVRAEGREKVWQDYKVTSRPVDKRENYIKRCIAIGGDSVKMINTVVYVNGQPAPVPPQSEHMYIVTTSGSELNRTRLEEMGVDNIDGSFVGNNNFVYNLTTENVPVLQQMKPAVVNVQPYLRYEPGVAEPNPDSMFPHDTALGWNGDNFGPIWVPKKGATIKLSASNIAFYRRIIGVYEGNTLEEKNGGFYVNGQATDQYTFKMNYYWMMGDNRNNSLDSRYWGFVPEDHVVGKAWLIWMSYGKDGIRWSRLFRGIH from the coding sequence ATGAATCTTGCATTTTGGAGAAAGAAAGATGGACAGCAGAAAAAGAAGTCGCCCCTACGCGAGTGGATCGACGCGGCTGTTTTTGCGATCATCGCAGCCACGCTGATCCGTACTTTCATTTTTGAAGCTTACACCATTCCTACTCCTTCTATGGAGAAAACGCTCCTCGTGAACGACTTTCTCTTCGTGAGCAAGATCAGCTATGGCCCGCGCGTACCGATGACGCCGCTGGCGGTGCCTTTTACTCATCACACCCTCCCTTTCACCAAATACAGCAAAGCTTATTCCGAAGCGGTGCAGTGGAAATACCGCCGCTGGTGGGGCTTTACCGACGTTAAACGGAACGACGTAGTGGTATTCAACTTCCCCGAAGGCGATACGGTTGCCCTCGAAAAGCAGGACCAGAGCTATTATGCGCTGGTACGTGCCGAAGGTCGCGAAAAGGTGTGGCAGGATTACAAGGTAACTTCCCGACCGGTAGATAAACGCGAAAACTATATTAAACGCTGTATTGCCATCGGTGGCGATTCGGTGAAAATGATCAACACGGTGGTGTACGTGAATGGTCAGCCTGCGCCTGTACCGCCGCAGAGTGAACATATGTACATCGTTACCACATCAGGCAGTGAACTGAACCGCACCCGCCTCGAGGAAATGGGTGTAGACAATATCGACGGCAGTTTTGTTGGCAACAACAATTTTGTATACAATTTAACGACAGAGAACGTACCTGTATTGCAGCAGATGAAACCTGCGGTAGTAAATGTACAACCGTACCTGCGTTACGAACCCGGTGTAGCTGAACCTAACCCCGATTCCATGTTCCCGCATGACACTGCGCTGGGCTGGAACGGCGATAACTTTGGCCCGATCTGGGTGCCAAAGAAAGGTGCCACTATTAAACTGAGCGCTTCCAACATCGCATTCTACCGCCGCATCATCGGTGTGTACGAAGGCAACACCCTGGAAGAGAAGAACGGAGGGTTCTATGTAAATGGTCAGGCTACCGACCAGTACACCTTTAAAATGAACTATTACTGGATGATGGGTGATAACCGCAACAACTCACTCGATAGCCGCTATTGGGGTTTTGTGCCGGAAGATCACGTAGTGGGCAAAGCCTGGCTTATCTGGATGAGTTATGGTAAAGACGGCATCCGCTGGAGCCGCCTGTTCCGCGGTATTCACTAA
- a CDS encoding alpha/beta fold hydrolase: MSKHIYMISGLGADGRVFGNLEFPEGYETHYLPWIKPASADESIAEYAARMAQEIKHDNPILLGLSFGGMMCVEIARIVNAQQVILLSSIKHKKERPPYYSYNLFSKFVLRKMPDSLLFGRRRLIVEFFLQTKTKYELQLVREYLAKKDYAYTRWAMCVICQWKNEWMPESVVHIHGTKDRPFPIRYLQPTHRINGGGHFMVLNRAAEINAILRESLAN; this comes from the coding sequence ATGAGTAAACATATCTACATGATCAGCGGCCTGGGGGCAGATGGCCGTGTATTTGGCAACCTTGAGTTTCCTGAAGGGTATGAAACGCATTACCTGCCCTGGATTAAACCTGCCAGTGCCGACGAATCCATCGCGGAATACGCTGCACGCATGGCGCAGGAAATCAAACATGATAACCCCATTCTTCTCGGACTTTCTTTCGGCGGTATGATGTGTGTGGAAATTGCGCGCATCGTCAATGCACAACAGGTGATCCTGCTCTCGAGTATCAAACATAAGAAAGAGCGGCCGCCTTACTATAGCTACAATCTCTTCTCCAAATTCGTACTCCGCAAAATGCCCGACAGTCTCCTGTTTGGCCGGCGGCGCCTCATCGTGGAGTTTTTCCTGCAAACGAAAACAAAGTATGAACTGCAACTGGTGCGCGAGTACCTGGCTAAAAAAGATTACGCCTACACCCGCTGGGCGATGTGTGTGATCTGCCAGTGGAAAAATGAATGGATGCCCGAATCCGTCGTGCATATACACGGCACCAAAGATCGTCCCTTCCCGATCCGTTACCTGCAGCCGACGCACCGCATTAATGGCGGCGGACACTTCATGGTACTGAATCGCGCAGCAGAGATCAATGCGATCCTCCGCGAGTCGCTCGCGAACTAA
- a CDS encoding sigma-54-dependent transcriptional regulator — protein sequence MANILIIDDEKSIRKTLSEILTYEGYKIDEAADGAEGFKMFQGKSYDAVLCDIKMPKMDGLEFLEKAKEINPDVPIVMVSGHGNIDTAVEAVKKGAYDYISKPPDLNRLLITLRNAMDKTTLVAETKTLRKKVNKTPEMIGEASAILKIKDTIQKVAPTDARVLITGENGVGKEVVARWIHAHSNRNSGPMVEVNCAAIPGELIESELFGHEKGSFTSAVKQRIGKFEQASGGTLFLDEIGDMSLSAQAKVLRALQEGKITRVGGDKEISVDVRVVAATNKDLLKEVEDKNFRLDLYHRLSVILIHVPSLNDRKEDIPLLVEHFLDGICNEYGTARKQVDKDAIKALQAHNWTGNIRELRNVVERLVILSGKTIVADDVDNYVVPNHDKKSNYLSDELLDFNRLHEFREEVERIFIEFMLRKNAWNMTHTAQELGIQRSHLYNKLERYGIKKSGADDE from the coding sequence ATGGCCAATATCCTGATTATCGACGATGAAAAAAGTATCCGTAAAACGCTTTCGGAAATTCTTACCTATGAAGGGTATAAGATAGATGAAGCGGCCGACGGCGCAGAGGGTTTTAAGATGTTCCAGGGCAAATCGTATGACGCGGTGCTCTGCGATATTAAGATGCCTAAAATGGACGGCCTCGAGTTCCTCGAAAAAGCAAAAGAAATCAATCCAGACGTGCCCATCGTAATGGTATCGGGCCACGGTAATATCGATACCGCGGTAGAGGCGGTAAAAAAAGGCGCGTACGACTATATTTCCAAACCGCCGGACTTAAACCGTTTACTGATCACGCTGCGTAACGCGATGGACAAAACCACGCTGGTGGCCGAAACCAAAACGCTGCGTAAGAAGGTGAACAAAACCCCGGAAATGATCGGCGAAGCGTCTGCGATCCTGAAGATTAAAGACACCATTCAGAAAGTAGCCCCTACGGACGCACGCGTACTCATCACCGGCGAAAACGGGGTGGGTAAAGAAGTGGTAGCCCGTTGGATTCACGCCCACAGCAACCGCAACAGCGGTCCGATGGTGGAGGTGAACTGTGCCGCCATCCCCGGCGAACTGATCGAAAGTGAACTGTTTGGTCATGAGAAAGGCTCCTTTACTTCCGCCGTGAAACAACGCATCGGTAAGTTCGAGCAGGCCAGCGGCGGTACGCTGTTTCTCGATGAAATAGGCGATATGAGCCTGAGTGCACAGGCCAAAGTGCTGCGTGCTTTACAGGAAGGCAAAATTACCCGCGTGGGCGGTGATAAAGAGATTAGTGTGGACGTAAGGGTGGTAGCCGCTACCAATAAAGATCTGCTGAAAGAAGTGGAAGACAAAAACTTCCGCCTCGACTTATACCACCGTTTAAGTGTGATCCTGATCCACGTGCCTTCGCTGAACGACCGTAAAGAAGATATTCCGTTGCTGGTAGAACACTTCCTCGACGGCATCTGCAATGAGTATGGCACTGCGCGTAAGCAGGTGGACAAAGACGCGATCAAGGCGTTGCAGGCGCATAACTGGACGGGCAACATCCGGGAACTGCGTAACGTGGTGGAACGATTGGTGATCCTTTCGGGCAAAACGATCGTGGCCGATGATGTTGACAATTACGTAGTGCCGAATCACGACAAAAAAAGCAACTACCTGAGTGACGAGCTGTTAGACTTTAACCGGCTGCACGAGTTTCGCGAAGAGGTAGAGCGCATTTTCATTGAGTTCATGCTACGCAAGAACGCCTGGAACATGACGCATACCGCGCAGGAACTCGGCATACAGAGAAGTCACTTATATAACAAGCTGGAACGCTACGGGATAAAAAAATCCGGGGCAGACGATGAGTAA
- a CDS encoding serine O-acetyltransferase, translating to MKDLLQQLRLRHAEAAANAYPSTDMVNAFSNNFINWLFPEHTGQVMEASQLEVYPAVLEHQLTTLLQGMQQRLPGDAAELSRQFMAQAPGIYEDLTKDAEAILQGDPAATCLYEVIRAYPGFHAIAAYRVAHALHLLQVPLLPRIITETAHTRTGIDIHPAAVIAPYFCIDHGTGIVIGETTIIGSHVKLYQGVTLGALSIDKSMAKDKRHPTIEDHVVIYAGTTILGGKTVIGHHSVVGGNVWLTKSVAPLSRIYYKADGTINVIENKVV from the coding sequence ATGAAAGATTTACTGCAACAACTCAGATTGCGGCATGCCGAAGCTGCGGCCAACGCGTACCCGTCGACCGACATGGTGAACGCCTTCAGTAACAACTTCATCAACTGGTTATTCCCGGAGCATACCGGCCAGGTGATGGAAGCTTCGCAGCTGGAGGTTTATCCCGCAGTCCTTGAGCACCAGCTCACTACCCTGCTGCAGGGCATGCAGCAGCGCCTGCCCGGCGATGCCGCGGAATTAAGCCGTCAGTTCATGGCCCAGGCGCCGGGTATTTATGAAGACCTGACCAAAGACGCCGAAGCCATATTGCAGGGCGACCCAGCCGCCACCTGCCTGTACGAAGTGATACGCGCCTACCCCGGCTTTCATGCCATTGCCGCGTACCGCGTAGCCCATGCACTGCACCTGCTGCAGGTACCGCTGCTGCCGCGTATTATTACTGAAACCGCGCATACCCGCACCGGTATTGACATACACCCGGCCGCTGTAATTGCGCCGTACTTCTGCATTGACCATGGTACGGGCATCGTGATTGGCGAAACCACCATCATTGGCAGTCACGTGAAGTTATACCAGGGTGTAACCCTCGGGGCGCTGAGTATCGATAAGTCGATGGCAAAAGACAAGCGCCATCCGACAATTGAAGACCATGTAGTCATTTACGCCGGCACTACCATACTTGGTGGTAAAACGGTAATAGGACATCATAGCGTAGTAGGGGGAAACGTGTGGCTCACTAAATCTGTGGCGCCCCTCTCCCGGATTTATTATAAAGCAGACGGCACGATAAACGTGATCGAAAACAAGGTAGTATAA
- the cysM gene encoding cysteine synthase CysM — protein sequence MRSILDLVGNTPMVALKHIPVNPNVTIYAKLEGHNPGGSVKDRAAYGMIKGALDRGELKPGMKLIEATSGNTGIALAMIANLFGVEIEIVMPEDATKERVLSMEAFGAKVVLTAKEASMEGAIDYANEQLAKGGYFNLNQFANPDNHGAHYRSTGPEIWRDTNGQVTHFVSAMGTTGTIMGVSRFLKEQNPKVQIVGCQPTDGSKIPGIRKWPEAYLPKIFDRSRVDRIMDISEADARTMARRLAREEAIFCGMSSGGAVSAAVKLAEELEHGTIVCIICDKGDRYLSTDLFA from the coding sequence ATGAGATCCATCCTCGACCTGGTGGGCAACACGCCCATGGTAGCACTCAAACATATTCCGGTGAACCCGAACGTGACCATTTACGCCAAACTGGAGGGTCACAATCCCGGCGGCAGCGTAAAAGACCGGGCTGCCTACGGCATGATCAAAGGCGCCCTGGATCGTGGTGAACTGAAGCCCGGCATGAAGCTGATAGAAGCCACCAGTGGCAATACCGGCATTGCCCTCGCCATGATCGCCAACCTTTTTGGCGTAGAGATCGAGATCGTGATGCCCGAGGATGCGACCAAAGAACGGGTGCTGAGCATGGAAGCCTTCGGTGCTAAAGTTGTGCTTACCGCGAAAGAGGCTTCTATGGAGGGGGCGATAGACTATGCGAACGAGCAGCTCGCCAAAGGCGGCTACTTCAACCTGAACCAGTTCGCCAACCCCGATAACCACGGCGCCCACTACCGCAGCACCGGCCCCGAGATCTGGCGCGACACCAACGGCCAGGTGACCCACTTTGTAAGCGCCATGGGAACTACCGGCACCATTATGGGCGTATCCCGTTTCTTAAAAGAACAGAACCCGAAAGTCCAGATCGTAGGCTGCCAGCCGACCGACGGCTCTAAGATCCCCGGCATCCGCAAATGGCCGGAAGCTTACCTCCCCAAGATATTCGACCGCTCCCGTGTAGACCGCATCATGGACATCTCCGAAGCCGACGCCCGCACCATGGCCCGCCGCCTGGCCCGCGAAGAAGCCATCTTCTGCGGCATGAGCAGCGGTGGCGCCGTATCTGCCGCCGTAAAGCTGGCGGAGGAACTGGAGCATGGGACGATTGTTTGTATTATTTGCGATAAGGGGGACCGGTATTTGTCGACGGATTTGTTTGCTTAG
- a CDS encoding pyruvate dehydrogenase complex E1 component subunit beta translates to MRQIAFRQALREALQEEMRRDDRVFLMGEEVAEYNGAYKVSQGMLDEFGPKRVIDTPIAELGFTAIGVGAAQNGLRPVLEFMTWNFAVLALDQILNTASKMLAMSGGQVGCPIVFRGPNGSAGQLGAQHSTAFESYYANIPGLKVISVSNPYDAKGLLKAAIRDDDPVVFMESEQMYGDMGDVPEEEYIIPIGKADIKRAGRDVTIVSFNKMMKVALGAAEELAKEGIEAEVIDLRTIRPLDWFTILESVKKTNRLVIVEEQWPFASISSEISYRIQKEGFDYLDAPIRRITAVDAPMHYAPNLVKLYLPDIERTVKLVKEVMYMKK, encoded by the coding sequence ATGCGTCAGATAGCTTTCAGACAAGCCTTAAGGGAAGCCCTGCAGGAAGAAATGCGCCGGGATGACCGCGTATTCCTCATGGGAGAAGAAGTGGCAGAATACAACGGTGCCTATAAAGTGAGCCAGGGAATGCTGGACGAATTTGGTCCTAAACGTGTAATTGACACACCGATCGCGGAGTTAGGCTTTACTGCCATCGGCGTAGGTGCAGCGCAAAACGGCCTGCGTCCTGTATTGGAATTTATGACCTGGAACTTCGCCGTACTGGCGCTGGACCAGATCCTGAACACTGCCTCCAAAATGCTCGCCATGAGCGGTGGCCAGGTAGGTTGCCCGATCGTTTTCCGCGGACCGAACGGTTCTGCCGGTCAGCTCGGTGCCCAACACTCCACAGCCTTCGAAAGCTATTATGCCAACATTCCGGGTCTTAAAGTGATTTCCGTATCTAACCCATACGATGCTAAAGGCCTGCTGAAAGCAGCTATCCGCGACGACGATCCGGTTGTTTTCATGGAAAGTGAGCAGATGTACGGCGATATGGGCGATGTTCCTGAAGAGGAATATATCATCCCGATCGGTAAAGCCGACATCAAACGCGCCGGCCGTGATGTAACCATCGTTTCTTTCAATAAAATGATGAAAGTAGCCCTCGGCGCCGCTGAGGAACTGGCAAAAGAGGGTATCGAAGCAGAAGTGATCGACCTTCGTACCATCCGTCCGCTGGATTGGTTCACCATCCTGGAGTCTGTTAAAAAGACCAACCGCCTGGTGATCGTAGAAGAGCAGTGGCCATTCGCCAGCATCTCTTCCGAGATCAGCTACCGCATTCAGAAAGAAGGCTTTGACTACCTGGATGCTCCTATCCGCCGTATCACTGCCGTAGATGCACCTATGCACTACGCCCCCAACCTGGTAAAACTGTACCTGCCTGATATCGAGCGTACCGTGAAACTGGTGAAGGAAGTAATGTACATGAAGAAGTAA
- a CDS encoding acetyl-CoA C-acyltransferase → MKEVFIAAVARTPIGSFNGSLSSLSATQLGAGVMKAALQRSGLTPDKVQEVFMGNVISANLGQAPANQASIYAGFPVNVPCTTVNKVCASGMKAIMLGAQSIMLGDNEIVVAGGMESMSNVPYYLDKARNGYRLGHGAITDGIIRDGLWDPYQDYHMGNAGELCASTYKFTREDQDAYAVQSYKRAAAAQEKGYFVGEIAPVEITGKQTVVVSEDEDVKKVNFDKIPSLKPTFVKEGTITAANASNLNDGAAAVVLVSEDVLKEYNLTPLARIVSFADASQAPEWFTTTPVKAINRALGKAKLEITDMDFAEINEAFSCVAMANQQELGLGSEQLNVWGGAVSMGHPIGCSGARILITLTSILQHNKGRYGVAGICNGGGGASAMIIERV, encoded by the coding sequence ATGAAAGAAGTTTTTATCGCAGCAGTTGCACGTACCCCGATTGGCAGTTTCAACGGAAGCCTCTCCTCGTTATCGGCCACCCAGCTGGGAGCCGGCGTTATGAAAGCCGCCCTTCAGCGGTCTGGTTTAACGCCCGACAAAGTACAGGAAGTATTTATGGGCAACGTGATCAGCGCCAACCTGGGACAGGCGCCTGCTAACCAGGCCAGCATTTACGCCGGGTTCCCGGTAAATGTGCCCTGCACCACCGTAAATAAAGTATGCGCCTCTGGCATGAAGGCGATCATGCTTGGCGCACAGAGCATTATGCTGGGCGACAACGAGATCGTTGTAGCCGGCGGCATGGAAAGTATGAGCAATGTGCCTTACTACCTCGACAAAGCCCGTAACGGCTACCGCCTGGGACATGGCGCCATCACCGACGGTATTATCCGCGACGGCCTGTGGGACCCGTACCAGGATTATCATATGGGCAATGCCGGCGAATTATGCGCATCTACTTATAAATTTACCCGCGAAGACCAGGACGCCTACGCGGTACAGAGCTATAAAAGAGCCGCCGCCGCCCAGGAGAAAGGTTATTTCGTAGGCGAGATCGCCCCGGTGGAAATTACCGGTAAACAAACTGTGGTGGTGAGTGAGGACGAGGACGTGAAGAAGGTAAACTTCGACAAGATCCCCAGCCTGAAGCCCACCTTCGTAAAAGAAGGAACGATCACCGCCGCCAACGCCTCTAACCTGAACGATGGCGCTGCCGCCGTAGTGCTGGTAAGCGAAGACGTACTAAAAGAATATAACCTGACCCCGCTCGCCCGTATCGTAAGTTTCGCCGACGCCTCACAGGCCCCCGAGTGGTTCACCACCACCCCGGTAAAAGCGATCAACCGCGCGTTGGGTAAGGCCAAGCTGGAAATCACCGATATGGACTTTGCCGAGATCAACGAAGCGTTTTCGTGCGTGGCCATGGCTAACCAGCAGGAGCTGGGCCTGGGCAGCGAGCAGCTGAACGTTTGGGGCGGCGCCGTTTCTATGGGTCACCCGATCGGTTGCAGCGGTGCGCGCATCCTCATCACCCTTACCTCCATCCTGCAACATAACAAGGGCAGATATGGCGTTGCGGGCATCTGTAATGGTGGTGGCGGAGCCAGTGCGATGATCATCGAAAGGGTATAA
- the dnaG gene encoding DNA primase, protein MITQNTIQQILQRIDIVDVVGTFVKLKKRGNGYLGLCPFHNEKTPSFTVSASKEIYKCFGCGKSGNGINFIMEHEKYSYVEALRWLAQRYGVDVEETEQSPEQRQRAQLSDSLFIINGFAREYFTKTLFNTEEGQNIGLSYFEERGFTKETVEKFQLGYCLNTRDAFAKTAISKGYNLEYLQKLGLVTMRYEQPADNYRGRVIFPIHNQSGKILGFGARILGKADKAPKYINSPENEIYYKSRVLYGTYFARHSIDKLDECLLVEGYTDVISLHQAGVENVVASSGTSLTQDQLRLIRKYTNNLTILYDGDAAGVKAALRGLDMAVEEGLNVKVVLIPDKEDPDSYVQKIGADAFRKFIADNKQDFVLFKLQASLLDAGNDLNKKSKLVSEIAETISKINKTEGFTRQQDYIRQSAEILKIDEEGMTQLVNKFIREKMTKLEKELTKGKNPEYDVPEEDLPPIPEEYLDDTSNISLFNPHEKQEQELVKILLRFGSKVFSEEDKSNVADYIFHLPYDFESLSDNEMVKRILHEYKQEYDKGNLLDARWFLYHSDPEIAKAATAIIEDKEAELSTNWKEKFEINTKYGDNAYVTDTVSTTNYLILRKIKKLMIENQEEMKNATEYADQLRCLEMAKHLKEIEMELTKTVNTVILK, encoded by the coding sequence TTGATTACACAAAATACCATACAACAAATCCTCCAGCGCATCGACATTGTCGATGTGGTTGGCACTTTCGTAAAACTGAAGAAGCGGGGTAACGGTTACCTCGGCCTTTGCCCTTTCCATAACGAGAAAACGCCCTCCTTCACGGTTTCGGCCAGTAAGGAGATTTATAAATGTTTCGGTTGCGGCAAAAGCGGTAACGGCATCAACTTCATCATGGAGCACGAAAAGTACTCCTATGTAGAAGCGCTGCGCTGGCTGGCCCAACGGTATGGGGTAGACGTGGAAGAAACGGAACAGAGCCCGGAACAACGGCAGCGTGCCCAGTTGTCGGACAGCCTGTTCATTATCAACGGCTTTGCGCGGGAGTACTTTACCAAAACGTTGTTCAACACCGAAGAGGGGCAAAACATCGGCCTCAGTTATTTCGAGGAAAGGGGGTTTACGAAGGAAACGGTGGAGAAGTTCCAGCTGGGGTATTGTTTGAATACGCGCGACGCCTTCGCTAAGACCGCCATTTCCAAAGGTTATAACCTGGAGTACCTGCAGAAGCTCGGACTGGTAACCATGCGGTACGAGCAGCCGGCGGATAACTACCGGGGCAGGGTGATCTTCCCGATCCATAACCAGAGTGGTAAGATATTAGGCTTCGGGGCGAGGATATTGGGTAAGGCGGACAAGGCCCCCAAGTACATCAACTCCCCGGAGAACGAGATCTATTATAAGAGCCGCGTACTGTACGGCACTTACTTCGCGCGCCACTCGATCGACAAGCTCGACGAATGCCTGTTGGTGGAAGGCTACACGGATGTTATATCCCTGCACCAGGCCGGCGTCGAGAACGTGGTGGCCTCCAGCGGTACGTCGCTTACACAAGACCAACTGAGGCTCATCCGCAAGTACACCAACAATCTCACGATCTTGTATGATGGCGATGCGGCGGGTGTGAAGGCGGCCTTACGTGGCCTCGACATGGCGGTGGAAGAGGGGCTGAATGTAAAGGTAGTGCTCATCCCCGACAAGGAAGACCCGGACAGCTATGTACAAAAGATCGGTGCGGATGCGTTCCGTAAGTTTATTGCGGACAATAAGCAGGACTTTGTACTCTTTAAACTACAGGCATCGTTGCTGGACGCGGGCAATGACCTGAACAAGAAATCGAAACTGGTAAGTGAGATCGCCGAAACGATCTCCAAGATCAATAAAACGGAAGGCTTTACCCGTCAGCAGGACTACATCCGCCAGAGTGCGGAGATCCTGAAGATCGACGAGGAAGGCATGACGCAGCTGGTGAACAAGTTCATCCGCGAAAAGATGACGAAGCTCGAAAAGGAGCTCACCAAAGGTAAGAACCCGGAGTACGATGTGCCGGAAGAAGACCTGCCGCCTATACCGGAGGAGTATCTCGATGATACGAGCAATATTTCGCTCTTTAACCCGCACGAAAAGCAGGAACAGGAATTGGTAAAGATCCTGTTACGCTTTGGCAGTAAGGTATTTTCCGAGGAAGATAAGAGCAATGTAGCAGACTACATCTTCCATCTCCCCTACGACTTCGAATCACTGTCGGATAATGAAATGGTGAAACGTATCCTGCACGAATACAAACAGGAATACGACAAGGGCAACCTGCTGGATGCCCGCTGGTTCCTGTATCACAGCGATCCGGAAATTGCGAAGGCGGCCACCGCTATCATTGAAGATAAGGAAGCAGAGCTAAGCACGAACTGGAAAGAGAAGTTCGAGATCAACACCAAGTACGGCGACAATGCGTATGTTACTGACACGGTATCGACTACGAATTATCTCATCCTCCGGAAGATAAAAAAGCTGATGATAGAGAACCAGGAAGAAATGAAGAACGCCACCGAATACGCCGACCAGTTGCGCTGTCTCGAAATGGCGAAACACCTGAAGGAGATTGAGATGGAACTGACAAAGACGGTGAATACAGTGATATTGAAATAA